In a single window of the Nitrospirota bacterium genome:
- a CDS encoding acyl-CoA desaturase — protein sequence MQHSSSAPTRRTNPFQSFIRWFDSWDGMDQPRSQDGQKIEWLRCLPFLWLHAMCLGVIWVGWSWTAIGVAFALYVIRMFAVTAIYHRYFSHRTYKTTRWCQFALAVLGASAVQRGPLWWAAHHRHHHLYSDQPQDVHSPIQHGFFMSHMGWIMTPASFLTNLKAVPDLAKFPELRFLDRFDTLVPILLGVSLYGFGAVLERVAPGLGTTGGQMLIWGFFISTVVLFHCTQTINSLAHMVGEQRYDTGDTSRNSFVLAIITLGEGWHNNHHHYPTSTRQGFYWWEIDFSYYGLVALSWTGLIWDLKPVPDRIRASKRLDMEAVA from the coding sequence ATGCAACATTCATCCAGCGCCCCGACACGTCGGACTAATCCGTTCCAGTCTTTCATTCGATGGTTCGATTCCTGGGATGGCATGGACCAGCCCCGCAGCCAGGACGGACAGAAGATCGAATGGCTGCGCTGCCTCCCGTTCCTCTGGCTCCACGCCATGTGCCTCGGCGTGATCTGGGTGGGATGGAGCTGGACCGCGATCGGCGTGGCGTTCGCCCTCTATGTCATCCGCATGTTTGCCGTCACCGCGATCTATCATCGCTATTTTTCCCATCGGACCTATAAGACCACACGCTGGTGCCAGTTCGCCCTCGCCGTCCTCGGCGCGTCCGCCGTCCAGCGCGGGCCGCTCTGGTGGGCCGCCCATCACCGGCACCATCATCTCTATTCCGACCAGCCGCAGGACGTGCACTCGCCGATTCAACACGGGTTCTTCATGAGCCACATGGGCTGGATCATGACGCCGGCGAGCTTCCTGACCAACTTGAAGGCCGTGCCGGACCTAGCCAAGTTTCCGGAACTGCGATTCCTGGACCGGTTCGACACCCTGGTGCCAATCCTGTTGGGCGTATCCCTCTACGGGTTCGGCGCCGTCCTGGAACGGGTGGCCCCCGGCCTGGGCACCACCGGCGGACAGATGTTGATCTGGGGGTTCTTCATCTCCACCGTCGTCCTCTTCCACTGTACGCAGACGATCAACTCCCTCGCCCACATGGTCGGCGAACAGCGGTACGACACGGGGGACACCAGCCGCAATTCCTTCGTTCTGGCCATCATCACCCTCGGCGAGGGCTGGCACAACAACCACCACCACTATCCCACATCCACCCGCCAGGGCTTCTACTGGTGGGAGATCGACTTCTCCTATTACGGGCTGGTGGCTCTGTCGTGGACCGGGCTGATCTGGGACTTGAAGCCCGTGCCGGACCGCATCCGGGCTTCCAAGCGCCTGGACATGGAAGCGGTGGCGTAA
- the hemG gene encoding protoporphyrinogen oxidase, with protein MWPPPSDDRDAVSGAPRHVAIVGGGIAGLATAFALQEQAARAEFPLSLTVIEAGVSWGGKIATHRVGELVIERGPDSFLSQKPAGLELCAKLGLSDRIVNTNPSGKGAFVYSRGKLRELPEGLVLFVPSKLGPFLRSGLLSLPGILRMGADLVLPKQHVKGDESLAAFFRRRFGAEAFERLIEPLMAGIYAGDAEQMSLRATFPRFIELERKHGSLIRGMLAGRRKAAFSGQSAHAAGPQRTMFVTLRNGMDELVQTLAARVEKDGAGLQLGRRVTALRAPSVRSKVWTYDLMLEDGGVVTADVVVLAVPAYVAAPLLRPHSRPAAEKLEAIPYATTATASLAYATKDLGAQVRGFGFVVPRAEQRDLIAATWTSLKWPHRAPPSQTLIRCYLGGVGREHSLALDDEALLRRVKEELRALAGITAEPAYAEVSRWDRGMPQYTIGHPSRLEALQVALNPYKGLYLTGAAYRGVGIPDCIKDGSDTAVHIVRYLTERRT; from the coding sequence ATCTGGCCGCCCCCGTCGGACGATCGTGACGCAGTGAGCGGCGCTCCTCGACATGTGGCCATCGTCGGCGGCGGAATCGCCGGCCTGGCGACCGCCTTCGCCTTGCAGGAACAGGCGGCCCGGGCCGAGTTTCCTCTCTCCCTGACCGTGATCGAAGCGGGCGTCTCGTGGGGTGGCAAGATCGCCACCCATCGGGTCGGCGAGCTCGTGATCGAGCGGGGTCCCGATTCCTTCCTGTCCCAGAAACCGGCGGGCCTCGAACTCTGCGCGAAGCTGGGCCTGTCCGACCGGATCGTCAACACCAACCCCTCGGGCAAGGGAGCGTTCGTCTACTCGCGCGGGAAGCTGCGCGAGTTGCCCGAAGGGCTGGTCCTCTTCGTGCCCTCCAAGCTGGGCCCGTTCCTGCGCAGCGGGCTCCTGTCGCTACCCGGCATCCTGCGCATGGGCGCCGACCTGGTGCTGCCGAAGCAGCACGTGAAAGGCGACGAGTCGTTGGCGGCGTTTTTCCGCCGCCGGTTCGGCGCGGAGGCCTTCGAACGGCTGATCGAACCGCTCATGGCCGGCATCTATGCGGGGGACGCGGAGCAGATGAGCCTGCGCGCGACCTTCCCGCGTTTCATCGAACTGGAGCGGAAGCACGGCAGCCTGATCCGCGGCATGCTGGCGGGCCGTCGGAAAGCGGCGTTCTCCGGCCAGTCAGCCCACGCCGCCGGGCCTCAGCGGACGATGTTCGTGACGTTGCGGAACGGGATGGATGAATTGGTCCAGACCCTCGCGGCCCGTGTCGAGAAAGACGGAGCCGGGTTGCAGCTGGGGCGGCGCGTTACGGCGTTGCGGGCTCCCTCCGTTCGATCCAAAGTCTGGACCTACGATCTGATGCTGGAGGACGGAGGCGTGGTGACCGCCGATGTCGTCGTGCTGGCGGTTCCGGCCTATGTGGCGGCGCCGCTCCTCCGCCCGCACAGCCGGCCTGCGGCGGAGAAACTGGAGGCGATCCCCTATGCCACGACGGCCACCGCGTCCCTGGCCTACGCCACCAAAGATCTGGGGGCGCAGGTGCGGGGCTTCGGGTTCGTCGTGCCGCGCGCCGAACAACGGGACCTGATCGCCGCCACCTGGACCTCTCTGAAATGGCCGCACCGGGCGCCGCCTTCGCAGACGCTGATCCGCTGCTATCTGGGCGGCGTGGGCCGGGAGCACAGCCTGGCGCTGGACGACGAGGCGCTCCTGCGCCGGGTCAAGGAAGAGTTGCGCGCGCTGGCGGGCATTACCGCCGAGCCGGCCTATGCGGAGGTGTCCCGCTGGGATCGGGGGATGCCCCAGTACACGATCGGCCACCCGAGCCGCTTGGAAGCGCTGCAGGTGGCCTTGAATCCCTACAAGGGGCTCTATCTCACCGGCGCGGCCTACCGGGGCGTCGGCATTCCCGATTGCATCAAGGATGGGTCCGATACGGCGGTGCACATCGTTCGGTATCTCACAGAGCGTCGCACTTAG
- the hemE gene encoding uroporphyrinogen decarboxylase codes for MNDRFLKACRREPVDCTPVWFMRQAGRYMQEYQAIRAKHSILEVCKTPELAAQVTLQPIDRFPLDAAIIFADILLPLEAMGLQLEFAEGEGPIIHNPVRDRASVDQLRPVDGDELAYVEEAIRQARRALTGKVPLIGFAGAPFTLASYAIEGGGSRNYILTKQLMYREPEVWHKLMDKLARVVTGYLRRQIRAGAEAVQLFDSWVGCLSPGDYAEYVLPHVQLIFDGLKREQVPLIHFGTGTGSLLRLMRQAGGDVIGLDWRVRLDDAWQTVGHDVAVQGNLDPVALFAPVHEIERRVEDILRRAAGRPGHIFNLGHGILPNTPIDSVAVTAEMVHKLSQR; via the coding sequence ATGAACGATCGATTTCTCAAAGCCTGCCGGCGGGAGCCGGTGGATTGCACGCCGGTCTGGTTCATGCGCCAGGCCGGACGCTACATGCAGGAATACCAGGCGATCCGCGCCAAGCACTCCATTCTGGAGGTCTGCAAGACGCCGGAACTCGCCGCCCAGGTGACGCTCCAACCGATCGACCGGTTCCCGTTGGATGCCGCCATCATTTTTGCCGACATCCTGTTGCCGCTGGAGGCGATGGGGCTCCAGCTGGAGTTTGCCGAGGGCGAGGGGCCGATCATCCATAATCCCGTCCGGGACCGGGCCTCGGTGGACCAACTGCGCCCGGTGGATGGCGACGAGTTGGCCTACGTCGAGGAGGCGATCCGGCAGGCGCGGCGCGCGCTCACGGGCAAAGTGCCGCTGATCGGGTTCGCCGGCGCGCCCTTCACCCTGGCCAGTTACGCGATCGAAGGCGGCGGGTCGCGGAACTATATTCTGACGAAGCAGCTCATGTACCGGGAGCCCGAAGTCTGGCACAAATTGATGGACAAGTTGGCGCGGGTCGTGACCGGCTACCTGCGGCGCCAGATCCGCGCCGGCGCCGAGGCGGTGCAACTGTTCGACAGTTGGGTGGGCTGCCTGTCGCCGGGGGACTATGCCGAATACGTCCTGCCGCACGTGCAGCTGATTTTCGACGGGCTCAAGCGCGAACAGGTGCCGTTGATCCACTTCGGCACGGGCACCGGTTCGTTGCTCCGGCTCATGCGCCAGGCCGGCGGCGACGTCATCGGTCTGGACTGGCGGGTGCGCCTGGACGACGCGTGGCAGACCGTGGGCCATGATGTGGCCGTGCAGGGGAATCTGGACCCGGTGGCCTTGTTCGCGCCTGTGCACGAGATCGAGCGGCGCGTGGAGGACATCCTGCGTCGCGCAGCCGGCCGGCCCGGGCACATCTTCAACCTGGGCCACGGGATTCTGCCGAATACGCCGATCGACAGCGTGGCGGTCACCGCCGAGATGGTCCACAAGCTCAGCCAACGATAA
- a CDS encoding HAMP domain-containing protein, which produces MADPITPGPVEETAAEGERRRFYSRPVWIVLLLLLPCLALTFYYAQDVSQYAVPGPSDADSLLPGPSYAFVLLLVNLDLIGLVVLTLLLSRNLIKAYFERRHRLVGSGFRAKLVAAFIGFALIPTMLLAVVASGLVNKAVDVWFNEQIEQVLADSYDVARMHHEGHTVLAVNSARAISREIFREDMLIPEQRELLIATMDRKRAEHNLAGVEVYSAKMEPLTKTTDRAVPASVLDLPIGQLVLQVLKEKGELTSVQEAQTGRLIRAAVPIASNAREGEVDGVVVVDAYVPESLLAKMEGISRQYTEYRQIKALRNPIKVGAYLFVAVVTVMILFGATWFGFYVARGITVPIQRLAEATEAVAHGNLNVRLDVKATDEIGTLVESFNRMTADLKGSKSKLEEANVSLRQSNVEVDRRRAYTQAVVDTIASGVLSIDKNGAITTFNPSAERILGVLGNQMRGRPVNEAFKELGVELFQSAYDRMLAERRDSLSQEGPLDVQGKFLTIGLNCSRMRDEAGKDLGFVFVFEDLTELIKAQKTAAWQEVAQRIAHEIKNPLTPIQLSAQRLRKKFFEKSPDFEAIFDESTEVIVNEVNSLKQMVDEFSKFARMPAPRMAKESLHDIIRDVVALYRGAHREIEWVVELDDTLPPMNLDREQMKRVFVNLLDNAVQAVNHKGRLWITTRYEAKRHRAVVSVADEGVGINPEDQEKLFVPYFSRKRTGTGLGLAIVHRIITDHDGQIRVANNQPKGAVFTIELPV; this is translated from the coding sequence ATGGCCGATCCGATCACGCCGGGGCCCGTCGAAGAAACGGCCGCAGAAGGCGAGCGCCGGCGCTTTTACTCGCGTCCGGTCTGGATCGTGCTGCTGCTCCTTCTGCCCTGTTTGGCGCTGACCTTCTACTACGCCCAGGACGTCTCCCAATACGCGGTGCCCGGGCCCTCCGATGCCGATTCGCTGCTGCCCGGTCCGAGCTATGCCTTCGTCCTTCTGCTGGTCAACCTGGACCTGATCGGGCTGGTCGTCCTGACGCTGCTCCTGTCCCGGAACCTGATCAAGGCTTATTTCGAGCGGCGGCACCGCCTGGTCGGGTCCGGATTCCGGGCCAAGCTGGTGGCGGCGTTCATCGGGTTCGCCTTGATCCCGACGATGCTGCTCGCGGTCGTGGCCAGCGGGCTGGTCAACAAGGCGGTGGATGTGTGGTTCAACGAGCAGATCGAACAGGTGCTGGCGGACTCGTACGACGTGGCGCGGATGCATCACGAGGGCCATACGGTTTTGGCGGTGAACAGCGCCCGCGCCATCAGCCGCGAAATTTTTCGCGAGGACATGCTGATTCCCGAGCAGCGGGAATTGTTGATCGCCACGATGGATCGGAAGCGGGCCGAACACAATCTGGCCGGCGTGGAGGTCTATTCGGCGAAGATGGAGCCGCTGACCAAGACGACGGATCGGGCTGTGCCCGCCTCCGTGTTGGATCTGCCGATCGGGCAACTGGTGCTGCAGGTATTGAAGGAGAAGGGGGAGTTGACGTCGGTGCAGGAGGCGCAAACCGGCCGGCTGATCCGCGCGGCGGTTCCGATCGCCTCCAATGCCCGCGAGGGCGAGGTGGACGGCGTCGTGGTCGTGGACGCCTACGTGCCGGAGTCCCTGCTGGCCAAAATGGAGGGCATCTCGCGCCAGTACACGGAATACCGGCAGATCAAGGCGCTGCGGAACCCGATCAAAGTCGGGGCCTACCTGTTCGTGGCCGTGGTGACGGTCATGATCCTGTTCGGCGCCACCTGGTTCGGTTTCTACGTGGCGCGCGGCATCACGGTGCCGATCCAGCGGCTGGCCGAGGCCACCGAGGCGGTGGCTCACGGCAACCTCAATGTCAGGCTGGACGTCAAGGCGACCGACGAGATCGGCACGCTCGTGGAGTCCTTCAACCGGATGACGGCCGATCTGAAGGGGAGTAAGTCGAAACTGGAGGAGGCGAACGTGTCGCTGCGACAGTCCAATGTCGAGGTGGACCGCCGGCGCGCCTATACCCAGGCCGTGGTGGACACCATCGCATCCGGAGTGCTGTCCATCGACAAGAACGGCGCGATCACGACGTTTAATCCCTCGGCGGAGCGGATCCTCGGCGTGTTGGGCAACCAGATGCGCGGGCGGCCGGTCAACGAGGCGTTCAAGGAGCTGGGCGTGGAGCTGTTTCAAAGCGCCTACGACCGCATGCTGGCGGAGCGCCGGGACAGCCTCTCGCAGGAAGGGCCGCTGGACGTCCAAGGCAAGTTCCTCACCATCGGCCTGAACTGCTCCCGGATGCGCGACGAGGCGGGGAAAGACCTGGGATTCGTGTTCGTGTTCGAAGATTTGACCGAGCTCATCAAGGCGCAGAAGACCGCCGCCTGGCAGGAGGTGGCGCAGCGGATCGCGCACGAGATCAAGAACCCGCTGACGCCCATTCAGCTCTCGGCCCAGCGGTTGCGCAAGAAGTTTTTCGAGAAGTCGCCGGACTTCGAGGCGATCTTCGACGAGTCCACGGAAGTGATCGTGAACGAGGTGAACAGCCTCAAGCAGATGGTGGACGAGTTTTCGAAATTCGCGCGGATGCCGGCGCCCCGCATGGCCAAAGAGTCGCTGCACGACATCATCCGGGACGTGGTGGCCCTCTACCGCGGCGCGCATCGGGAGATCGAGTGGGTGGTGGAGCTGGACGACACGCTGCCGCCGATGAACCTGGACCGGGAGCAGATGAAACGGGTGTTCGTGAATCTCCTGGACAATGCCGTGCAGGCGGTGAACCACAAGGGGCGGCTGTGGATTACGACCCGCTACGAGGCCAAGCGGCACCGGGCGGTGGTGAGCGTGGCGGACGAAGGGGTGGGCATCAACCCGGAGGATCAGGAGAAGCTCTTCGTGCCGTACTTCTCCCGAAAGCGGACGGGAACCGGATTGGGATTGGCGATCGTACACCGCATCATCACGGACCACGATGGGCAGATCCGCGTGGCCAACAACCAGCCGAAGGGCGCCGTGTTTACGATCGAATTGCCGGTGTAA
- a CDS encoding DUF1844 domain-containing protein, which translates to MGADEAEGFVVRDRRGRSDDQGSASSGAEQAEPLKRDAPASPEGDQAAAHETGLPVTFSSFVFSLGTSALMLMGERLDPRQPQVSVNLAQAKEIIDILSVLESKTKGNLTTEEQAVLDDLLYALRIKYVDLASGKPATKSP; encoded by the coding sequence ATGGGCGCAGATGAAGCAGAAGGATTCGTCGTTCGCGATCGGCGCGGCCGTTCGGATGACCAGGGCTCCGCTTCTTCAGGAGCGGAGCAGGCCGAGCCGTTGAAACGGGACGCACCGGCATCTCCGGAGGGCGACCAGGCTGCGGCTCACGAGACGGGTCTGCCGGTGACGTTTTCGTCGTTCGTGTTTTCGCTCGGCACCTCGGCGTTGATGCTGATGGGGGAACGATTGGACCCCCGGCAACCCCAGGTGTCCGTGAACCTCGCGCAAGCCAAAGAAATCATCGATATCCTGTCGGTGCTGGAGAGTAAGACGAAAGGCAATCTGACCACGGAGGAGCAGGCGGTGCTGGATGATCTGCTGTACGCCCTGCGCATAAAGTACGTGGACCTGGCGTCGGGCAAACCAGCCACCAAGTCGCCTTGA
- a CDS encoding rhodanese-like domain-containing protein yields MEGWFWGVAGVALVAAMVAVFRAAGLARELDRLKREQREAGAKLQQLGEDLKRTVEPLRVHLATVAGGRPVPRELVLSGRLYATLSALEAQRLRDAAPELAVLVDVRSPREYAVKRIAGATLVPLEELEQRYETEIPESAGKVFIYCATGERSRLACDFLSRKGYANLYHIRDGLQGWSGPTEGEGALTLIQIERKS; encoded by the coding sequence ATGGAGGGATGGTTCTGGGGTGTAGCGGGCGTCGCCCTGGTTGCGGCGATGGTTGCGGTTTTCCGGGCCGCCGGGCTGGCGCGGGAACTCGACCGGCTCAAGCGGGAGCAGCGCGAGGCCGGCGCCAAGCTGCAGCAGCTCGGCGAAGACCTGAAGCGTACGGTCGAGCCCCTGCGCGTACACCTGGCGACGGTGGCTGGTGGCCGGCCGGTTCCGAGAGAATTGGTGCTGAGCGGACGGCTGTATGCGACGCTGTCCGCGCTCGAAGCGCAGCGGCTCCGCGATGCAGCGCCGGAGCTGGCGGTCCTGGTGGATGTGCGCAGCCCGCGCGAATATGCCGTGAAACGGATTGCCGGCGCGACGCTGGTGCCGCTCGAGGAGTTGGAGCAGCGGTATGAGACGGAGATCCCCGAGAGCGCCGGGAAGGTGTTTATCTATTGTGCGACCGGCGAACGGAGCCGCCTGGCCTGCGACTTTCTCAGCCGGAAGGGCTATGCGAATCTCTATCACATTCGGGATGGATTGCAGGGATGGAGCGGGCCGACCGAAGGGGAAGGCGCGTTGACCCTGATCCAAATAGAACGGAAGTCCTGA
- a CDS encoding ferrochelatase — translation MPGLQKPIAVLLMALGGPDKLEDVEPYLLDVRGGRPTPRELVEEIRERYRLTGGKSPAPGITREVARKLEQQLNGPGGERVRCYVGFRHWHPYIKDTYAELLDDRPERLICLCMAPQYSSLSVGAYVKKVEEARAELGGDFSVAYVQSWHRHPGLIKALADNVSAGLLKFPAEVRGRVPILFTAHSLPERILAMNDPYPDEVRGTVEAVCQRLGPVTSRFAFQSQGRSSEKWLGPTVEATLEDLHREGHRQVLIAPIGFLSDHLEVLYDVDIEFKRLAASKGMSLERIPMLNATQPLIDTLASILDAHLAAPVGRS, via the coding sequence ATGCCGGGATTACAAAAACCGATCGCCGTGCTGTTGATGGCCCTGGGAGGGCCGGACAAGCTGGAGGACGTCGAGCCCTATCTCCTGGACGTGCGGGGCGGGCGGCCGACGCCGAGAGAACTGGTCGAAGAGATCCGCGAGCGGTACCGGCTCACCGGTGGGAAGTCGCCCGCACCCGGCATTACGCGGGAGGTGGCGCGCAAGCTGGAGCAGCAACTCAACGGGCCGGGCGGCGAACGGGTCCGCTGTTATGTCGGATTCCGCCATTGGCATCCCTACATCAAGGACACCTACGCGGAGCTGTTGGACGACCGGCCGGAGCGGCTGATTTGCCTCTGCATGGCGCCGCAATATTCCTCGCTCAGTGTCGGCGCCTATGTGAAAAAGGTCGAGGAGGCCAGGGCCGAGCTGGGCGGCGATTTCTCCGTCGCCTACGTGCAGAGTTGGCATCGGCATCCGGGGCTGATCAAGGCCCTGGCCGACAACGTGTCGGCCGGACTCCTGAAGTTTCCGGCGGAGGTCCGCGGACGGGTGCCCATTCTCTTTACGGCCCACAGTCTGCCCGAACGGATCCTCGCCATGAACGATCCCTATCCTGACGAAGTCCGGGGCACCGTGGAGGCTGTGTGTCAACGGTTGGGCCCGGTCACGTCGCGGTTCGCGTTTCAGAGCCAGGGCCGGTCCAGCGAAAAATGGCTGGGGCCGACCGTGGAGGCGACGCTGGAGGACCTGCACCGGGAAGGGCACCGACAGGTGCTCATCGCCCCGATCGGATTTCTGTCGGACCATCTCGAAGTCCTCTACGATGTGGACATCGAGTTCAAGCGCCTGGCGGCGTCCAAGGGCATGAGCCTCGAACGGATCCCCATGCTGAATGCGACCCAACCGTTGATCGACACCTTGGCCTCGATCTTGGACGCGCATCTGGCCGCCCCCGTCGGACGATCGTGA
- a CDS encoding DUF1722 domain-containing protein, producing MPSTTGPFPIRIGISRCLLGEKVRYDGGHKRDSFLADTLGRHVEWVPVCPEVEAGLGTPREAMRLVGSAEAPRLLTIKSGLDHTHMMERFSQHRVRELETLDLSGYVFKKGSPSCGIERVRVYHEQGMPARNGVGLFARIFQEQFPLVPVEEEGRLTDPSLRDNFLERVFSYARWREWQRHRLTKRGLVVFHTTHKLLLLAHSRPHYEALGRLVGNAKQHPPTDLAQAYGRLFMEALQVKATVRKHVNVLQHMVGFFKSRLSKAEREELQEVLQDYHRGLTPLVVPLTLVKHYVRRLDIRYLADQVYLNPHPKELTLRNH from the coding sequence ATGCCATCCACAACAGGCCCCTTTCCCATCCGAATCGGCATCAGCCGCTGCCTGCTGGGCGAGAAGGTCCGGTACGACGGCGGGCACAAGCGGGACAGTTTTCTCGCCGACACCCTGGGCCGGCATGTCGAATGGGTGCCGGTCTGTCCGGAGGTCGAAGCGGGGCTCGGCACACCTCGCGAAGCCATGCGGTTGGTCGGCTCGGCCGAAGCGCCCCGTCTCCTCACCATCAAGTCCGGCCTGGACCACACCCATATGATGGAGCGATTCTCCCAGCATCGCGTGCGAGAACTGGAGACCTTGGACCTGTCCGGGTATGTGTTCAAGAAAGGCTCCCCGAGTTGCGGGATCGAACGGGTGCGCGTCTATCACGAGCAGGGCATGCCTGCCAGAAACGGGGTCGGCCTCTTCGCGCGTATCTTTCAGGAACAGTTCCCGCTCGTCCCGGTCGAAGAAGAAGGCCGGCTCACCGATCCCTCGCTCCGCGACAATTTTCTCGAGCGGGTCTTCAGCTACGCCCGCTGGCGCGAGTGGCAACGACACCGTCTGACCAAGCGGGGGCTGGTGGTCTTCCACACAACGCACAAATTGCTGCTCCTGGCCCACAGCCGCCCCCACTATGAGGCACTCGGACGGCTGGTGGGGAACGCGAAGCAGCATCCCCCCACCGATCTGGCGCAAGCCTATGGCCGCCTGTTCATGGAGGCGTTACAGGTGAAAGCCACGGTCCGGAAGCATGTCAACGTCCTCCAACACATGGTCGGCTTTTTCAAGTCACGCCTGAGCAAAGCCGAGCGAGAAGAGTTGCAGGAGGTGTTGCAGGACTATCACCGGGGCCTGACCCCCTTGGTCGTGCCGCTGACTCTCGTCAAACACTATGTGCGGCGTCTGGATATCCGCTACCTGGCCGATCAGGTCTACCTCAATCCCCATCCGAAGGAGCTGACGCTCCGTAACCACTGA
- a CDS encoding DMT family transporter, with the protein MPHLILVLSALIWGATYPSTKAVLAQLPPFSFMFVRFFLGCLLVALAVFALRRRIRCDPATLRMSFIATAYLFLGFALQTEGLVTTTASKSAFITVQYVFLVPLFLRRFESRTWAAAALSLAGLWLLVDPQGEMTRGDLLTLGCAAAYAGHISCLESFTQKTDPLSLFLWQLAMITVAMFPAMLWERPGVDAFALTPLLLSALLVNGVFATGAFAIQVWAQKRLPAPRVALVFSLEPLFAAWLAWLFLDEQLSGRGWVGSTLIVGAVLWGTLGSATSATKTPLAASHAS; encoded by the coding sequence ATGCCCCACCTCATCCTCGTCCTCAGCGCGTTGATCTGGGGCGCGACCTATCCCTCCACCAAAGCCGTCCTCGCGCAACTGCCGCCCTTCTCCTTCATGTTCGTGCGGTTCTTCCTGGGCTGCCTGCTGGTGGCCCTGGCCGTGTTCGCGCTGCGCCGCCGCATCCGGTGCGATCCGGCGACGCTGCGCATGAGCTTCATCGCTACGGCCTATCTCTTTCTCGGCTTCGCGTTGCAAACCGAAGGGCTGGTCACGACGACGGCCTCCAAGTCCGCCTTCATTACCGTGCAATACGTCTTTCTGGTGCCGCTCTTCCTGCGCCGCTTCGAGTCGCGCACCTGGGCTGCGGCGGCGCTCTCCCTGGCCGGCCTGTGGCTGTTGGTGGACCCGCAGGGGGAGATGACCAGGGGAGACCTGCTGACGCTGGGCTGCGCGGCGGCCTATGCGGGCCATATCAGCTGCCTGGAGTCCTTCACGCAAAAGACCGACCCGCTGTCGCTCTTTCTTTGGCAGCTGGCGATGATCACGGTCGCCATGTTCCCGGCCATGCTCTGGGAGCGGCCTGGGGTCGATGCCTTCGCGCTCACGCCGCTCCTGCTCTCGGCCCTGCTCGTGAACGGCGTCTTCGCGACCGGGGCGTTTGCGATTCAGGTCTGGGCGCAGAAGCGGCTGCCGGCGCCGCGCGTCGCGCTGGTCTTTTCCTTGGAGCCGCTGTTCGCGGCCTGGCTGGCCTGGTTGTTTCTGGACGAGCAATTGAGCGGGCGCGGCTGGGTCGGCAGTACGCTTATCGTGGGCGCCGTACTCTGGGGGACCTTGGGATCGGCGACCTCGGCGACGAAAACGCCGTTGGCCGCGTCGCACGCGAGTTGA
- a CDS encoding nucleoside triphosphate pyrophosphohydrolase produces the protein MSESFDRLVQIMARLRAPDGCPWDRKQTHESLKPYLIEEAYEVLETIDQQDPRKLREELGDLFLQVLFHAQIGAEAGTFTIAEVLEQLADKLVRRHPHVFAKQESPGDALSPEQVYSNWEQIKRDERARAGQAESALHGVPKTLPALLRAFQVQARASRVGFDWPHTREGTERVMEKIEEEVRELREAVADDAGDKAGRTESEFGDLFFALVNLARFVKVNPEEALRGSTNRFVARFQLMEAAAARAGRSLDKMTLDELDLLWSDAKRVLASSAPDADASR, from the coding sequence ATGTCGGAGTCTTTCGATCGGCTGGTTCAGATCATGGCGAGGTTGCGCGCGCCGGACGGCTGTCCCTGGGACCGCAAACAAACGCACGAGTCGCTGAAGCCCTATCTGATCGAAGAAGCCTACGAAGTCCTCGAAACCATCGATCAGCAGGACCCCCGCAAGCTCCGTGAAGAACTGGGCGACCTGTTTCTTCAGGTCCTGTTTCATGCCCAGATCGGCGCGGAAGCGGGCACGTTCACGATCGCCGAGGTGCTGGAGCAGCTGGCCGACAAGCTGGTCCGCCGCCATCCCCACGTGTTCGCCAAACAGGAGTCGCCGGGCGACGCCCTCTCCCCCGAACAGGTCTATTCCAACTGGGAGCAGATCAAGCGGGACGAACGGGCGCGGGCCGGCCAGGCCGAGTCCGCTTTGCACGGCGTCCCCAAAACCCTGCCGGCGCTCCTGCGGGCCTTTCAGGTGCAGGCGCGCGCGTCGCGGGTGGGCTTCGATTGGCCCCATACCCGGGAGGGAACCGAGCGGGTGATGGAAAAAATCGAAGAAGAAGTCCGTGAATTGCGCGAAGCCGTGGCGGACGACGCCGGCGACAAGGCCGGCCGGACCGAGTCGGAGTTCGGGGACCTGTTCTTCGCGCTGGTCAACCTGGCGCGGTTCGTCAAGGTCAACCCAGAAGAGGCCCTGCGCGGTTCCACCAACCGGTTCGTGGCCCGCTTCCAGCTCATGGAGGCAGCCGCGGCACGGGCTGGCCGCTCCCTCGACAAAATGACGTTGGACGAACTGGACCTGTTATGGAGCGACGCCAAACGGGTTTTGGCTTCGTCCGCCCCAGACGCCGATGCGAGCCGGTAG